From the Punica granatum isolate Tunisia-2019 unplaced genomic scaffold, ASM765513v2 Contig00415, whole genome shotgun sequence genome, the window ACGATAATTGCTCAACTCTCTTGTATAGAGGATCTTTTTTTGGGGGGAAATAGACATTTTCACTATGATGATGAGCTAACAATTATCTTTTTTCCCCTCAATAAGAGATAAGTAATCATCTAGAACAAGAGCGTTATATGTGCGTggatacatatgtatatactgGTGAAATCACTTATTCATTGCACGTGAAActtgattaaattaaattacataatactaaaatattataatatatacttgTACAAGAATACGAGAATTAATGGACTTACCAAATATTTAGGAACTCAAAATCAATAACATTCTTTGTTTtacaaatgaaatatataaataatcacaaataaatcaatattaaCTCTTTTTGGATGGATTTTTAACTGTGTTTAATCAGAAATTCGTCATCACtttaacttaaaaataaaataaaaaagtcagGAATAATTTACAATAGTTATAGGGGCTAACCCAAAAAAACAGAAATAATttccatttgatatatttatttgaattaatctttcatataaataaaatatcttaaaGGAAAGTCAAAAAAATGAATTCAGATTTTCAACACAAGgttaaaaagtaattaatagaaatattatttccACGAATAGTCTAGCAATAGCACCCATAAGCCGACAATCCGGAAAAACCCAACTCAGATGGATCAAGAATaccgaaaataaaaaacattaGGAAATTTATTTGTGTTTCTCCTTCAAATTCAGGACTTGGGTCAATTGTGGTTTTtggcaaaagaaaatttaaaggaAGTTTGATAGACCCGACTTATAAATTTTTCAGTGACTTACATTCGTATATAGTATTAGAACTTACCTTTCATAGATAAAACTAAAGAAACAAACGATACACTTAGTTTCGACTCTACATAAGGCATAAGAGCAagtataatttcaatttactTAATTCGTTTGTTTTCGTTAGAAGCTTGGgataaattttgttgataattGAATTGGAGACAACTTATCCCTCTTGTTTCACACCTGAGGATGGAGAATAAAAATGACAGGAGCTTATGAAGGTTGCATATTGAGAGCGCGAGGACTCTCGGCCTGTGCAAAGTAGGAGGTGGTAGCAGGCACTACAATGACAGTGCATATAATGATATCGTTGCCCGTAGAGAAAAAAAACTCTGAGAGAAGagtaaagaaaataagaaaaaagaacttaGTAATTAATAAGGTGTATTTCCCTCTTCTTTAAAACTAtgcatctcttttttttagtattttttgtAATGCATACTTTTGTATTCAAGGAACTCGTAAAAAATTTTATCCGTACTTTCAAAAAATCATTGATGGTAGAATGTTTGTCAAGTATTCATGGAAAGTTTTTGGTCCGTAGaatgatttatataaataaatcaatataaattttgaaaaaatttgcTGAAAATTTGTTTGAACTCCATTGGTATTTTTGAAAGGAAATACTCATGAAACATCCAGTAGTAACTcatcaaaaaatttcatagatcaattaattctaaaattttaatataaatttagaaaatccactgatatttttcttaatacgGACTCAATACTAGTggaattttcttgaaaattttgtcaatattttctaaataaattacCAATAAATGACTGTGGATACTTCGTAAGAAATTTTTCattgataatttttatatttactaTGGTGTTATGTGTAATACTTGTGCATGATATAAATCAGACAAACTCATGATACTAGCCACGAGAAAGAGTGAAGAGGCATGAGGTACCTGATTTTGGCTGGAATTATATTGAGATGAACCGTTAAGTTGGCTCAACTATTGAATTCAAATCCGATTAGGTAAACAACAGAATATAAGCTTATAGTAGGGCATGAAGAAGACTAAGGATACCATtgattgaaattataaatatattttactaGAGATTAGTAGAagacaaaaaataaacatactCAATGGAAGTAGTTATCCTTTCAGCTTGATGTTTTAAATTCTAGTACATTTAATAAATACTTGTAGTTAATATCTCCCTATTCTCTTTTCTGTTGCATATAAATTTATTGTCATGTGGAAAGtaggaaaattgaaaaaggtgGATCCAAAAGCTCATACCAAAATGTCATAAAGAACTTTTTTGCTTAAAAAAAGGGGAATTTGTCATTTGAATATTCCGCaaaatctcaaaaaaaaatcaagatctTCTGATGAGAAAGAATTAtgtgaatttaatattatggATTTATATGGTAAGAAGAGATTGGGAATTAACTTGGTAAGAGAAATTATGGTTATATTAGCCATTGAAGGTACAGTTGTTGTATTAATGAgtgataatttaattatgttAAGTAATGATTactaaagatttttttttgtcatttttaggAGAAAGAGtttttcataataattcatttataataataataacaataatgatgatgatgataataataataataataataataaataataataataaaaatgatgatgatgacgacgaTAATAATAATgctaataataatgatgattatgatattatgttcttttaatttctaagagGTTGTGTAATTTCTTCAAAAACAATGCACGCGTAAATTCAACTGTGAAACAAGGCATCGGGGATTGAAACCCGGCAAGAAACATGATTCCCGGCTTTCTTAGTTTGAAAGTCAACATTACCCTCCCTCAATTTATCGTTGACTTTCAACCTTAATTTTTTGTGACGTCCACAGTGAACTTTTCTGGGcaaagggggggaaaaaaaaagaatgaaagaaaGTGAACTTGTTAATTCTAATTGTGATCTCCGAGCTTAATCCTTCGAAGGTATATAATCCACATTTCTGTTCTCGATGAaatctttgttgttttctttttctagttAGAAAAGTGATCTCTAAACCTAAAATGAAATCAGAAGTGAAACGAATATATTAGACCACTGATAGTATCAGGCTGAGCCCAATTCATTAGACCACATCCACTTTCTTTTCGCGATAGCATTCTTAATCACATTGACATTGTGTTGTTGGAAGTAATTAAAAAGTCATCGCTTTTGACGAGAATCAACCCTCGGTCCTGGTGTAATTATGGTTTAAATCGGACATTTTATAGCGGAGTTCAGACCCGTATGATTACGCCTTACGGAGGTTGCTATGTTGGTTGCTTCAGATCACTTTTAtcaaggcaaaaaaaaaaagtcaccGAAGTATTGAGttgatttaaatatatatatatatatatatatcatattttaaaagaaaactaaattaaaatattagatAGAAGGATATTTTTGGTACTGTGCGGAAGACCAGaggagaatatatatatataatatgtatacatatggGCTCTTTCTGCATGGTAGCTAGCTGTATACGCGTATACATCACCTATATATCGACTCTCTCTAGGTTTTACTTGCACCATGCACTGGTCAACGGTTTCTGGTCAACCTCAATAAAGATATCATTGAATACTGATTTGCTACAAGATAAGCATGCACCTATGTAACGAGCAGTCGCTCATGCATGTTGATTGGAGTAAACATATACGAGGCCATGCTTCACATCTGAATCAGGacaattaggacaacggtGGAGATTTCAGATATCGACTAAGAAGAGGGCTCAGATCTAGAAAGAAGTCGAAATTAATAGggaatttcatcaaaattattggaatttatataattattgatcATGAAATCAATTCTAGAGGAAACCCTACCCTACTAATTAGAAGCGATCGTCCCGgaaataattcacacaacagGAGGAAGCTAGGGCTATCGTGATCGTATAACAATTGAGAATAACATATATAAGAAGTACTAAGAGGatggcatatgtttgattaATCTACGCAGTATAGCAACTATATATAATCATGTATTCTAGCTCTTAATTTAGCTTATgatagcttttttttttggtcttttttttcggtgtgaactgTGGTATTTGGAAACTCAATTGAGTcatgactaatccagttgaaCTGGGTCGATCCattaaagggtaaaactctcacagtaTGAATTTTCTGTATTCACAAGGATTCGAACCTGAGATCTTGCTTAAGAGGGATAAGAAtcaaaccgcttgaaccaatccatgtcttttttttttgtctttttaatGAGACAATTTATCGGGTGATCAGTTCTTTTATTCAACTGTTCCAGCTGTACATTCGTTGGCATATGGAAACTACACAAATTTCAAACCAGAAAATAAGAACAGAGCTCTAAATTTATACGCAGCTATAAATTTCCACTATATATGCTAGCAAAGGGCATACAATTTGTTTTTTCGGTTTTAAGGAAGGCACATGGCCTAGTATAATGAATGATATACAATTTAACTCATAGTATTTGGGTAGGATTTGAATGAATTTGGTTCGTTAGACGTGGGAAATCTTAAGAGCATTGGGCATTTCTGCACTATAGTGAACTggccccccaaaaaaaaaaattcaccttAACGAGTTTTTGGGATGAGTTTTGAAGTGAAATTCTAAGTTCTTTCCAAACCCTACAGGTTTGAACTCAAATTGGCAAACCCTTCCCATGACTCAATGGGTAAAATTAGTTAATCACCTATCAGAGTGGGAACGATGAAATGCTCGTTTACAGATCCCCTGCCATCCGTATTGACCACTCGGCAATTCTTCCTGACTTCTCCCTCATTTTGGGTAAGAACTCCTATATTCCCCATCTTCTTCATAGAGACACCAAATTGATCCATGAATTTGTCGAAGTCCTCAAAAGCCTTCACGTAAGAAGCCGACGTGGAGTCGGTGAGCAACACTGCATCCGACTGGAAAAGGCCTCGGTTTTGGCCTAGAGTGACATAGTAGTGGCTGTCGAAAGAGAGAGAGCTACCAGGGTCCATCTCGACTGTTGTTTCCTGATCGTTGGGAGAGTGGGTGCATTTATCCAATACTCGTCTTGCATAAGCTGGGTCCAACGAAGGGTCCGTGTCGCCAATCCCGGTGAAGTTGAAGAACCTTTTCTTGGCCACCACGCAGTGTGCCATTCCGATGGTGTGTGCACctgaatatatgtatgtaaatATGAATGAGCTTTGAAAAGATGTGATGCCTCATTGATCGATAACGGCATGATCAAGTAGTCGAGTTAGTTGTGACCGAAAAAGAAATGCTTGAGTTACCTGATAATGCAACAAGGTCCAACACATCGAGTCCATTGTCCGAGAACTGTTTCTGGAGCGTGGTGAAGTTCGAATATCCTGATGGAATTTTGCTCGAAGCTTCAGAAGCCAATGACACTCTCCCATCTCTCCTTCCAGTAAATACATCCCACATCGGCTTTCCAAACTGCTCGATGGATCATTAAGAAACAGAGAATTGATTGCTTTACATACTTTTCGATTAAAATGATCCTTAAGAAATAAGCACGTAAATATGGTAGCCGGATTTGGACAGGTTACCTGATAAGAAACTGCATCTCGAGCTGCCAGAGCTAAGATATCGGCGCACGAGACCGTCCCGGGACATAACAATTCGAGCACCAACTTTACCTCATCAATGACATCATATCCCCCAAGAGAAAGGTTCTGGAGTTCATCTTTCTCCACAGTCTCGCCACCAATAGAATCCAACAGGACCGATGCGTCACAACCCTGTCACCCAACATTATAAGCACGAGCACCGTAACAAATCCAAAACTATAGGCATCTATACCAAATTGCATAATCGGTGATCTTTCAAAAATAACCTGACAATGTATCGGGAAGTACGTGGACATGTATCATATTGCAGTGAGAAATTGAGGGACCCCGATGATGAGTTTGTAACATACCCTGACGAAACAGTCGTGGTATTGAAGCCTCAGGAGCTTAGCTGCTAAGGTTGGGTCGGCTGCAACTCTGATCCATATCATGTGTCTCACGATTGCCTCTACAAGCGGGCAGCTCTCGCTGTAGAAGTGCTCATGCAGCTTGTCGCCTTTGTTGCCGTTGTCATATTCCTTGCCATTGTCTAGGGTTCTTGCTGGGACCGCTGCGATCGGAAGAAAAAGAACGGTGAACAAGACAGCAAGAAAGTTGCTCTGAGTCATTATATTGTTATTATGTATTATTGTTCTCGAGTACAATCCTAAGAATTGGGTGATAGAGAAAAGATTGGTCTGTGGTTTTATATAGGGCACAACGCCCAGAGAAGGCCTTTGATATGGGAAAACTGACCCAGCAAATTCGACAAGCAATGGAACTAATTAACTGTTTAACATCTTTTTCAAGATTTAACCGTGACTTCCtgtcttttatattttttgggttGGCCATGTTTCGCTGTCTTTGTGCAAACAGAACTCCACAGAATTTTGGAACAGAAAACATAAAATCCCATCTGGAGAAAAAACAGAATATTAATGGAATATTTGTGCAAATCAATAACGATCATGTCCCTGATCTTAGAAACGTGCTAAAAGCTAGTCCATAGATTGAGCGGTGCtggattttcatttttatttttgtaattcgCATGAATATAatgtttttcaattatatattattgcttgcAACCACAGGGAGACCGAGTGGGGTTGGGGTGGCAATCGCCTCccccaaaaaaattttaacattatatgaaaaatcataaatttttctttcatttttagtgATGTTACTTATATTCGTCTCCCAATTCGGCAAAGGTACTTGTTCTTTTGCCCCGCTAAGGACTCGGCCCCCACCCCCCACCCCGCGCTTAAATCGTAGGTCCGTCCCTGCTTGCAACAAAAGAGTTACTGGTTCTAACCTCATAATTTTTTGCACCACATTTCACAATTACACAACATATAAGACACTCGATCATGTACGAAGGATTTATCGCGTTTCAGTTCTGTTTTCACAGGGAAAAAATGCTTCGGTTTGCCTAAAAACATGAACAAAAGCAAAATCTAGAAGTGAAAATTATATTGAGATATATAATAGGAGTACGATACAATACGATTGGTCTTTTCCCTTAAATGTTGAGATGATTAGATTCCATTTGGGCGGGTTTGGTGATGTTGCCCCACACATGGACTGCGGCATTTATAATCGAATTTTGCGGCATACTAGTTTGACACACGTGCGCTGcacagtttttcttttttcttttttcatatgTATCTATATCCATACTATTTAAAGGCATAAGCCTCATTTAGTTTCACTTTCATCTTCCCGAAATGCCGACACTACACATATTACAATTTATAAGAGAGTGACATTTTTATTATATGCATTCGCCTTATTATACAATTgtgttattaattaattatttcaatacACAATTATAATCAAAATAAGAGAGAAAATTAATCTCTTAGTCAGGGTCAAATCGATGCCCCAGTGAGATTAGTCTCACACCCATGATTTTACTGAACACAAAGAAAGAAACCAAATTAGCCAAAACAAGAAGAGACATATCAGCATGTGGGTTATAAAACCATATTAGTTGA encodes:
- the LOC116190291 gene encoding peroxidase 24-like, with protein sequence MTQSNFLAVLFTVLFLPIAAVPARTLDNGKEYDNGNKGDKLHEHFYSESCPLVEAIVRHMIWIRVAADPTLAAKLLRLQYHDCFVRGCDASVLLDSIGGETVEKDELQNLSLGGYDVIDEVKLVLELLCPGTVSCADILALAARDAVSYQFGKPMWDVFTGRRDGRVSLASEASSKIPSGYSNFTTLQKQFSDNGLDVLDLVALSGAHTIGMAHCVVAKKRFFNFTGIGDTDPSLDPAYARRVLDKCTHSPNDQETTVEMDPGSSLSFDSHYYVTLGQNRGLFQSDAVLLTDSTSASYVKAFEDFDKFMDQFGVSMKKMGNIGVLTQNEGEVRKNCRVVNTDGRGSVNEHFIVPTLIGD